Proteins found in one Streptomyces sp. NBC_00461 genomic segment:
- a CDS encoding alkaline phosphatase family protein, which yields MSQSAPWDTDPEPLAVDSAPLPEYGSGSLADLLPTLAAGMAVPGMTAAITELAPADRNCVFLIDGLGWEQLRAHPDEAPFMTSLLGSSRGGTGRPLTTGYPATTATSLASVGTGLPPGAHGLPGYTVRNPETGALMNQLRWQPWTSPQVWQPYPTVFQLADAAGVHAAQVSSPTFQNTPLTKVALSGGTFHGRLSGEDRMDLAAQQLAAGDRSLVYTYYAELDGAGHRYGVESDTWRGQLMHVDRLVQRLAEQLPPRTALYVTADHGMVDIPFDEQHRIDFDEDWELRAGVALLGGEGRARHVYAVPGAQSDVLTCWREVLGEQFWVASRDEAIAAGWFGPHIDERVHARLGDVIAAARDDVLIIASEREPKESAMVGNHGSMTPAEQLVPLLEVRS from the coding sequence ATGTCGCAGTCCGCACCCTGGGACACCGACCCGGAACCCCTCGCCGTCGACTCCGCGCCGCTGCCCGAGTACGGCAGCGGCTCCCTCGCCGACCTCCTGCCCACGCTGGCCGCCGGCATGGCCGTACCGGGCATGACGGCCGCGATCACCGAGCTGGCCCCCGCCGACCGGAACTGCGTGTTCCTGATCGACGGGCTCGGCTGGGAGCAGCTGAGGGCGCATCCGGACGAGGCGCCCTTCATGACCTCGCTCCTCGGCAGCTCGCGCGGCGGCACCGGCCGCCCCCTGACCACCGGCTACCCGGCGACCACCGCCACCTCCCTCGCCTCCGTCGGCACCGGCCTGCCGCCGGGCGCGCACGGCCTGCCCGGCTACACCGTGCGCAACCCGGAGACCGGCGCGCTGATGAACCAGCTGCGCTGGCAGCCGTGGACGTCGCCGCAGGTGTGGCAGCCGTACCCCACGGTCTTCCAGCTGGCCGACGCGGCCGGGGTGCACGCGGCACAGGTGTCGTCGCCCACCTTCCAGAACACCCCCCTGACCAAGGTCGCGCTCAGTGGCGGAACGTTCCACGGGCGGCTGTCCGGCGAGGACCGCATGGATCTCGCGGCCCAGCAACTGGCCGCCGGCGACCGCTCCTTGGTCTACACGTACTACGCGGAACTCGACGGCGCCGGCCACCGTTACGGCGTCGAGTCGGACACCTGGCGCGGCCAGCTCATGCATGTCGACCGGCTGGTCCAGCGCCTGGCCGAGCAACTGCCGCCGCGCACCGCGCTGTACGTCACGGCGGACCACGGCATGGTGGACATCCCCTTCGACGAGCAGCACCGCATCGACTTCGACGAGGACTGGGAGCTGCGGGCCGGCGTCGCCCTGCTGGGCGGTGAGGGCCGGGCCCGGCACGTGTACGCGGTGCCGGGCGCCCAGAGTGACGTGCTGACCTGCTGGCGCGAGGTGCTCGGCGAGCAGTTCTGGGTGGCCTCGCGGGACGAGGCGATCGCCGCGGGCTGGTTCGGGCCGCACATCGACGAGCGGGTCCACGCACGCCTCGGCGACGTGATCGCCGCCGCGCGCGACGACGTCCTCATCATCGCCTCCGAGCGGGAGCCGAAGGAGTCGGCGATGGTCGGCAACCACGGTTCGATGACCCCTGCCGAGCAGCTGGTCCCCCTGCTCGAAGTACGCTCCTGA
- a CDS encoding thymidine kinase encodes MPELVFFSGTMDCGKSTLALQIEHNRSSRGLAGMIFTRDDRAGEGKLSSRLGLVTDAVEVEDGQDLYAYLVDHLSQGGRADYVIADEAQFLAPGQVDQLARVVDDLGLDVYAFGITTDFRTRLFPGSQRLVELADRVEVLQVEALCWCGARATHNARTIGGAMVVEGAQVVVGDVDRSEAIGYEVLCRRHHRRRMTATTSGSAALSPDVLPVSQL; translated from the coding sequence ATGCCCGAGCTGGTGTTCTTCTCCGGAACGATGGACTGCGGGAAGTCGACGCTGGCTCTGCAGATCGAGCACAACCGCTCCTCACGCGGCCTGGCCGGGATGATCTTCACGCGTGACGACCGCGCGGGCGAGGGGAAGCTCTCCTCCCGCCTCGGCCTGGTCACGGACGCGGTGGAGGTCGAGGACGGGCAGGACCTGTACGCCTATCTCGTCGACCACCTCTCGCAGGGCGGCCGTGCGGACTACGTCATCGCCGACGAGGCGCAGTTCCTGGCACCGGGGCAGGTCGACCAACTCGCGCGCGTGGTCGACGACCTGGGCCTGGACGTCTACGCCTTCGGCATCACGACGGACTTCCGCACCAGGCTGTTCCCCGGCTCCCAGCGCCTGGTGGAGCTGGCCGACCGCGTCGAGGTCCTCCAGGTGGAGGCCCTGTGCTGGTGCGGCGCCCGCGCCACGCACAACGCCCGCACGATAGGCGGCGCCATGGTCGTCGAGGGCGCACAGGTCGTCGTCGGCGACGTCGACCGGTCGGAGGCGATCGGCTACGAGGTCCTGTGCCGCCGCCACCACCGCCGCCGGATGACGGCGACGACGTCCGGCTCGGCGGCGCTGTCCCCGGACGTGCTGCCGGTGTCGCAGCTCTGA
- a CDS encoding VOC family protein has protein sequence MTEAREPAGPNGETHARHTPGTPCWVSLMVHGLTATQDFYGSLFGWEFQPGPQQLGPYSRALLDGYEVAGIGQLPPDRHLPIAWTPYLASDDVDVTAETVRLCGGTIGVGPLDAAEAGRLAIGSDPSGAVFGIWQAAGHHGTAITGVPGTPAWNELLTYESVSVAKFYETVFGYEEEPVVSADFDYVTLHIEGRPVAGIHGVGHALPRDRGPHWITYFDVADTDDAVARLVDLGGHVLKPPRDSAHGRVATVADPEGARFSLIESPR, from the coding sequence ATGACCGAGGCAAGGGAGCCGGCCGGCCCGAACGGCGAGACGCACGCTCGGCACACGCCCGGCACACCCTGCTGGGTGAGTCTCATGGTGCACGGCTTGACCGCGACCCAGGACTTCTACGGGTCGCTGTTCGGCTGGGAGTTCCAGCCGGGCCCCCAGCAACTCGGCCCGTACTCGCGGGCCCTGCTCGACGGTTACGAGGTGGCCGGCATCGGCCAGCTGCCGCCGGACCGTCATCTGCCCATCGCCTGGACGCCCTACCTCGCCTCGGACGACGTGGACGTGACCGCCGAGACGGTACGGCTGTGCGGCGGCACCATCGGAGTGGGCCCCCTGGACGCCGCCGAGGCCGGCCGCCTCGCGATCGGCTCGGACCCCTCCGGCGCCGTCTTCGGCATCTGGCAGGCGGCCGGGCACCACGGCACCGCCATCACGGGCGTGCCCGGCACCCCCGCCTGGAACGAGCTGCTGACCTACGAGTCGGTGAGCGTGGCCAAGTTCTACGAGACCGTCTTCGGCTACGAGGAGGAGCCGGTCGTCTCCGCCGACTTCGACTACGTGACGCTGCACATCGAGGGCCGCCCGGTCGCCGGCATCCACGGTGTGGGCCACGCCCTCCCCCGCGACCGGGGCCCGCACTGGATCACGTACTTCGACGTCGCGGACACGGACGACGCGGTCGCCCGCCTGGTGGATCTGGGAGGCCACGTCCTCAAGCCGCCGAGGGACAGCGCACATGGCCGCGTGGCCACGGTGGCCGACCCCGAGGGCGCCCGCTTCTCCCTGATCGAGAGCCCGCGCTGA
- a CDS encoding sulfurtransferase codes for MNAIISASELASDLAGQNPPALLDVRWQLSVAKAAGEPPFDGSAAYTAGHIPGAVYVDLDSELASAAGEGGRHPLPGLGVFGAAMRRAGVSAGTPVVVYDGGQGWAAARAWWLLRWTGHPDVRVLDGGLPAWEGPLETSAPTPTEGDFEPVPGAAGLLDADGAAALARAGVLFDARAGERYRGEVEPIDRVGGHIPGAVSAPTNENVGSDGRFLPAEELAGRFKALGAADGSQVGVYCGSGVSGAHEVLALAVAGIDAALYVGSWSEWSSDPSRPVAVGPDPQ; via the coding sequence ATGAACGCCATCATCTCCGCTTCGGAACTCGCGAGCGACCTGGCGGGGCAGAACCCGCCCGCGCTGCTCGATGTCCGCTGGCAGCTCAGTGTCGCCAAGGCGGCCGGCGAGCCGCCCTTCGACGGCAGCGCCGCGTACACGGCCGGGCACATTCCCGGTGCCGTCTACGTCGACCTGGACTCGGAACTCGCCTCCGCGGCAGGCGAAGGGGGGCGCCACCCGCTGCCCGGCCTCGGGGTCTTCGGCGCAGCGATGCGACGGGCGGGCGTCTCGGCCGGAACACCGGTGGTCGTGTACGACGGCGGGCAGGGCTGGGCAGCGGCCCGTGCGTGGTGGCTGCTGCGCTGGACGGGTCACCCGGACGTGCGGGTCCTCGACGGCGGGTTGCCGGCCTGGGAGGGGCCGCTGGAGACATCGGCGCCGACGCCGACGGAGGGAGACTTCGAGCCGGTTCCGGGCGCTGCGGGGCTGCTGGACGCCGACGGCGCGGCCGCGCTGGCACGGGCCGGGGTGCTGTTCGACGCCCGGGCGGGGGAGCGGTACCGGGGAGAGGTGGAGCCGATCGACCGGGTCGGTGGCCACATTCCGGGAGCGGTGTCGGCGCCCACGAACGAGAACGTGGGCTCCGACGGAAGGTTCCTGCCCGCGGAGGAGCTGGCCGGGCGGTTCAAGGCCCTTGGGGCGGCCGACGGTTCGCAGGTCGGCGTGTACTGCGGCTCGGGTGTCTCCGGGGCGCACGAGGTGCTGGCACTGGCGGTCGCGGGGATCGACGCCGCGCTGTACGTGGGCTCGTGGTCGGAGTGGTCGTCGGACCCGTCGCGTCCGGTGGCGGTCGGTCCGGATCCGCAGTAG
- the sepH gene encoding septation protein SepH has translation MPELRVVAVSNDGTRLVLKAADSTEYTLPIDERLRAAVRGDRPRLGQIEIEVESHLRPRDIQARIRAGATAEEVAQLAGIPVDRVRRFEGPVLAERAFMAERARKTPVRRPGENAGPQLGEAVQERLLLRGAEKDTVQWDSWRRDDGTWEVLLVYLVAGEPHSASWTYDPPRRLVQAVDEEARSLIGESEDLATSPEPSFPFVPRIARLPRDRPLDRALERPSLPAQASEPAEESTSERDSLTSLLEAVPSFRGDLVVPERPPEAAPPPPAPEEPPAEPAAEEPPAPAASAGSAYADVLMPRSVTSHRDRLVGATDRQAEADGVRPGRRAAVPSWDEIVFGTRRKKQE, from the coding sequence ATGCCCGAACTGCGTGTCGTGGCCGTCTCGAATGACGGCACACGGCTGGTGCTGAAGGCTGCCGACTCTACGGAGTACACCCTTCCGATCGACGAACGGCTGCGCGCGGCGGTCCGCGGTGACCGCCCCCGCCTCGGCCAGATCGAGATCGAGGTGGAGAGCCATCTCCGCCCCCGCGACATCCAGGCGCGTATACGTGCCGGAGCGACCGCGGAAGAAGTGGCCCAGCTGGCAGGCATCCCCGTCGACCGCGTACGCCGTTTCGAGGGCCCCGTGCTCGCGGAGCGTGCGTTCATGGCCGAGCGGGCGCGCAAGACACCCGTCCGTCGGCCCGGCGAGAACGCCGGCCCCCAGCTCGGCGAGGCCGTCCAGGAGCGGCTGCTGCTGCGCGGTGCCGAGAAGGACACCGTGCAGTGGGACTCGTGGCGCCGCGACGACGGCACCTGGGAGGTCCTGCTGGTCTACCTGGTCGCGGGCGAACCCCACTCGGCGAGCTGGACGTACGATCCGCCCCGGCGGCTCGTCCAGGCCGTCGACGAGGAGGCGCGCTCGCTGATCGGCGAGTCCGAGGACCTCGCCACGTCGCCGGAGCCCAGCTTTCCGTTCGTACCGCGCATCGCACGGCTGCCGCGCGACCGCCCGCTGGACCGCGCCCTGGAGCGGCCGAGCCTGCCGGCCCAGGCGTCCGAGCCCGCGGAGGAGAGCACGAGTGAACGGGACTCGCTGACCAGCCTGTTGGAGGCGGTACCGAGCTTCCGCGGCGACCTGGTGGTCCCGGAGCGTCCGCCGGAAGCCGCTCCTCCGCCGCCGGCGCCGGAGGAGCCCCCCGCCGAACCCGCGGCGGAGGAACCCCCGGCCCCCGCGGCCTCGGCCGGTTCCGCCTACGCGGACGTCCTGATGCCCCGCTCCGTCACCAGCCACCGCGACCGTCTCGTCGGCGCCACCGACCGCCAGGCCGAGGCCGACGGCGTCCGCCCGGGCCGCCGCGCCGCGGTCCCGAGTTGGGACGAGATCGTCTTCGGGACACGGCGGAAGAAGCAGGAGTGA
- a CDS encoding D-arabinono-1,4-lactone oxidase translates to MSSTASGKNGTWRNWGGNVTARPAREVAPASVEELSAAVRKAAEDGLTVKAVGTGHSFTSIAATDGVLIRPQLLTGIRKIDRDAMTVTVEAGTPLKRLNMALAREGLSLTNMGDIMEQTVSGATSTGTHGTGRESASIAAQITGLELVTADGSVLSCSEKENPEVFAAARIGLGALGIVTAITFAVEPVFLLTAREEPMPFDRVLAEFDELWAENEHFEFYWFPHTGSTNTKRNNRSAGPEKPVSPVTGWFEDEFLSNGVFQVAQWVGRTAPATVPTIARISSKALSARTYTDIPYKVFTSPRRVRFVEMEYAVPREALAETLRELKAMIDRSRLRISFPVEVRTAPADDITLSTASGRESAYVAVHMFKGTPYQAYFTAAERILTAHEGRPHWGKVHTRDAEYFSGVYPRFGEFTALRDRLDPDRRFQNDYLRRVLGS, encoded by the coding sequence TTGAGCAGCACAGCGAGCGGGAAGAACGGCACGTGGCGTAACTGGGGCGGCAACGTCACGGCCCGTCCTGCGCGGGAGGTCGCTCCGGCCTCCGTGGAGGAACTGTCCGCGGCCGTGCGAAAGGCCGCGGAGGACGGTCTGACGGTGAAGGCCGTCGGCACCGGGCACTCCTTCACGTCCATCGCCGCCACCGACGGTGTGTTGATCCGCCCTCAACTGTTGACCGGTATACGCAAGATTGATCGCGACGCCATGACGGTCACGGTCGAGGCGGGCACCCCGCTCAAGAGGCTCAACATGGCTCTGGCCCGCGAGGGTCTGTCGCTGACCAACATGGGCGACATCATGGAGCAGACGGTCTCCGGCGCCACCAGCACCGGCACGCACGGCACCGGCCGCGAATCGGCGTCGATCGCCGCCCAGATCACGGGACTTGAGCTGGTCACCGCCGACGGCTCGGTGCTCAGCTGCTCCGAGAAGGAGAATCCGGAGGTCTTCGCGGCCGCCCGGATCGGCCTCGGCGCACTCGGCATCGTCACCGCGATCACCTTCGCCGTGGAGCCGGTCTTCCTGCTCACGGCGCGCGAGGAACCGATGCCCTTCGACAGGGTCCTCGCCGAGTTCGACGAACTCTGGGCCGAGAACGAGCACTTCGAGTTCTACTGGTTCCCGCACACCGGCAGCACCAACACCAAGCGCAACAACCGCAGCGCGGGCCCGGAGAAGCCGGTGAGCCCGGTGACCGGCTGGTTCGAGGACGAGTTCCTCTCCAACGGCGTCTTTCAGGTGGCCCAGTGGGTCGGCCGCACGGCACCCGCGACCGTCCCGACGATCGCCCGGATCTCCAGCAAGGCGCTGTCCGCGCGCACGTACACCGACATTCCGTACAAGGTCTTCACTTCGCCGCGGCGGGTGCGCTTCGTGGAGATGGAGTACGCCGTCCCGCGCGAGGCCCTGGCCGAGACGCTGCGCGAACTGAAGGCGATGATCGACCGCTCCCGGCTGCGGATCAGCTTCCCGGTCGAAGTGCGCACCGCCCCCGCCGACGACATCACGCTGTCGACGGCATCGGGCCGCGAGAGCGCGTACGTCGCCGTCCACATGTTCAAGGGAACGCCCTATCAGGCGTACTTCACCGCCGCCGAGCGCATCCTCACCGCGCACGAGGGCCGGCCGCACTGGGGCAAGGTGCACACGCGGGACGCCGAGTACTTCTCCGGGGTCTACCCGCGCTTCGGAGAGTTCACCGCGCTGCGAGACCGGCTCGACCCCGATCGGCGCTTCCAGAACGACTACCTGCGCAGGGTGTTGGGGTCGTAA
- a CDS encoding MFS transporter, with protein sequence MPSPYRALFAAPGSRSFSAAGLLGRMPLSMMGIGVVTMVSQLTGRYGLAGALSATIALAAAAIGPQISRLVDQHGQRRVLRPATFVALASAAGLLLAAHFGWPDWVLFVCAAGIGSVPSLGAMIRARWAALYRGTPRLHTAYSFESVVDEVCFIFGPIISIGLSTAWFPEAGPLLAACFLAAGVFWLTAQRATEPVPHPREKQGGGTAMRSPGLQVLVATFVATGAIFGAVDVVTVAFADERGHKAAASIVLAVYAAGSCLAGVVFGLRHFEGAPGRRWLLGICAMAVSMIPLLLVGNLPFLAVALFVAGLSIAPTMITTMSLIEEHVPRAQLTEGMTWVSTGLAVGVALGSSVAGWVIDAAGARAGYGVPAVSGAVAVAVGFLGYRRLSRPAPRRGGIVEQHSEREERHVA encoded by the coding sequence GTGCCCAGCCCCTACCGCGCCCTGTTCGCCGCCCCCGGCTCCAGGAGCTTCTCCGCCGCGGGCCTCCTCGGCCGGATGCCCCTGTCGATGATGGGCATCGGCGTGGTCACGATGGTCTCCCAGCTCACCGGGCGCTACGGGCTCGCAGGCGCCCTGTCGGCCACCATCGCGCTCGCCGCCGCGGCGATCGGGCCGCAGATCTCCCGGCTGGTGGACCAGCACGGACAGCGCAGGGTGCTGCGCCCGGCGACGTTCGTGGCGCTCGCCTCGGCGGCCGGGCTGCTGCTCGCCGCGCACTTCGGGTGGCCGGACTGGGTGCTTTTCGTGTGCGCCGCCGGCATCGGCTCAGTGCCGAGCCTCGGCGCGATGATCCGCGCCCGCTGGGCGGCCCTGTACCGGGGCACTCCGCGGCTGCACACCGCGTACTCCTTCGAGTCCGTGGTCGACGAGGTGTGCTTCATCTTCGGGCCGATCATCTCCATCGGGCTGTCCACGGCCTGGTTCCCGGAGGCGGGGCCGTTGCTCGCCGCCTGCTTCCTGGCGGCCGGGGTCTTCTGGCTGACCGCGCAGCGCGCCACGGAGCCCGTGCCGCACCCGCGCGAGAAGCAGGGCGGCGGTACGGCGATGCGCTCTCCCGGCCTGCAGGTCCTGGTGGCCACCTTCGTGGCGACCGGGGCGATCTTCGGGGCGGTGGACGTGGTCACCGTGGCCTTCGCCGACGAGCGGGGTCACAAGGCCGCCGCGAGCATCGTGCTCGCGGTGTACGCGGCGGGTTCCTGCCTTGCCGGAGTCGTGTTCGGGCTGCGGCACTTCGAGGGGGCGCCCGGACGTCGCTGGCTGCTGGGCATATGCGCGATGGCCGTGAGTATGATCCCCCTCCTACTGGTCGGAAACTTGCCGTTTCTGGCCGTGGCGCTGTTCGTTGCGGGCCTGTCCATCGCTCCCACGATGATCACGACGATGTCCCTCATCGAAGAGCACGTACCACGCGCGCAGTTGACCGAGGGCATGACCTGGGTGAGCACCGGGCTCGCGGTCGGCGTCGCGCTCGGCTCCTCCGTGGCCGGCTGGGTCATCGACGCTGCCGGCGCGCGTGCCGGGTACGGGGTTCCGGCGGTGTCCGGGGCCGTCGCGGTCGCGGTCGGTTTCCTGGGGTACCGCCGGCTCAGCAGGCCGGCTCCGCGTCGGGGAGGCATCGTTGAGCAGCACAGCGAGCGGGAAGAACGGCACGTGGCGTAA
- a CDS encoding ferrochelatase: MSDALDATPYDALLLLSFGGPEGPDDVVPFLENVTRGRGIPKERLKEVGQHYFLFGGVSPINDQNRALLDALRKDFAGHGLDLPVYWGNRNWAPYLTDTLREMVADGHRRILVLATSAYASYSGCRQYRENLADSLAALQAEGLELPKIDKLRHYFNHEGFVEPMTEGVLQSLADLPEDVRDGAHIAFSTHSIPTASADTSGPVEDHGDGGAYVEQHLEVAQLIAEAVRERTGIDHPWKLVYQSRSGAPHIPWLEPDICDHLEELHGAEVPAVVIAPIGFVSDHMEVLYDLDTEAMAKAEELGLPMRRSATVGADPRFAAAVRDLVLERASAERGEEVTPCALGALGASHNLCPVGCCPARAPRPAAAGVDSPYA, encoded by the coding sequence ATGTCAGACGCGCTCGATGCCACCCCCTACGACGCCCTGCTCCTGCTCTCGTTCGGCGGCCCCGAAGGCCCGGACGACGTGGTCCCGTTCCTGGAGAACGTGACGCGAGGGCGCGGCATCCCCAAGGAACGCCTGAAAGAAGTCGGGCAGCACTACTTCCTCTTCGGCGGGGTCAGCCCCATCAACGACCAGAACCGCGCCCTGCTGGACGCCCTGCGCAAGGACTTCGCGGGCCACGGTCTGGATCTGCCGGTCTACTGGGGCAACCGCAACTGGGCGCCCTACCTGACGGACACCCTGCGCGAGATGGTCGCCGACGGCCACCGCCGCATCCTGGTCCTCGCCACCAGCGCCTACGCCTCGTACTCGGGCTGCCGCCAGTACCGCGAGAACCTCGCCGACTCGCTCGCCGCCCTGCAGGCCGAGGGCCTGGAGCTGCCGAAGATCGACAAGCTCCGGCACTACTTCAATCACGAGGGCTTCGTCGAGCCCATGACCGAAGGCGTGCTGCAGTCCCTGGCCGACCTCCCCGAGGACGTCCGGGACGGGGCGCACATCGCGTTCTCGACCCACTCGATCCCGACCGCGTCCGCGGACACCTCCGGCCCGGTCGAGGACCACGGTGACGGCGGGGCGTACGTCGAACAGCACCTGGAAGTGGCGCAGCTGATCGCCGAAGCGGTCCGCGAGCGCACGGGCATCGACCACCCCTGGAAGCTCGTCTACCAGTCGCGCTCCGGAGCCCCGCACATCCCGTGGCTCGAGCCGGACATCTGCGACCACCTGGAGGAGCTGCACGGCGCCGAGGTCCCGGCCGTCGTGATCGCCCCCATCGGCTTCGTCTCCGACCACATGGAGGTCCTCTACGACCTCGACACGGAGGCCATGGCCAAGGCCGAGGAGCTGGGACTGCCGATGCGCCGCTCGGCCACCGTCGGCGCCGACCCGCGCTTCGCCGCCGCGGTCCGCGACCTCGTCCTGGAGCGGGCCTCGGCGGAGCGAGGCGAGGAGGTCACGCCCTGCGCCCTCGGTGCGCTCGGCGCGAGCCACAACCTCTGCCCCGTCGGCTGCTGCCCGGCCCGCGCCCCCCGCCCGGCCGCCGCAGGCGTCGACAGCCCCTACGCGTGA
- a CDS encoding inositol monophosphatase family protein: MTDPLHQELLALAQEAARRAGELLRDGRPADLAVAATKSSPIDVVTEMDIAAEKLITELIAAHRPDDGFLGEEGASTEGTSGIRWVIDPLDGTVNYLYGLPTWAVSIAAEQDGETVVGVVAAPMRGETYHAVRGGGARATGAWEGERELACRPAPPLDQALVSTGFNYVTEVRTHQAEVARKLIPLLRDIRRSGSAAVDLCDVAFGRLDGYYERGLHAWDLAAGDLIAREAGALTGGRPGERPAHDLTIAATPGVFEPLQRLLEDFGAWHD; this comes from the coding sequence GTGACCGACCCCCTGCACCAGGAACTGCTCGCGCTGGCCCAGGAGGCCGCCCGCCGCGCCGGGGAGCTGCTGCGCGACGGCCGCCCGGCCGACCTCGCGGTCGCCGCGACCAAGTCCAGCCCGATCGACGTCGTCACCGAGATGGACATCGCGGCGGAGAAGCTGATCACCGAGCTGATCGCCGCGCACCGTCCGGACGACGGCTTCCTCGGCGAGGAGGGTGCCTCCACCGAGGGCACGAGCGGGATCCGCTGGGTGATCGACCCGCTCGACGGGACGGTCAACTATCTGTACGGGCTGCCGACCTGGGCGGTCTCCATCGCGGCCGAGCAGGACGGCGAGACCGTCGTCGGGGTCGTCGCGGCCCCGATGCGCGGCGAGACGTACCACGCGGTCCGCGGTGGCGGCGCCCGTGCCACGGGCGCCTGGGAGGGCGAGCGCGAACTGGCCTGCCGCCCGGCGCCGCCCCTCGACCAGGCCCTGGTCTCGACGGGCTTCAACTACGTCACCGAGGTTCGCACCCACCAGGCCGAGGTCGCCCGGAAACTGATCCCCCTGCTGCGTGACATCCGGCGCAGCGGCTCGGCCGCCGTCGACCTGTGCGACGTCGCGTTTGGCCGCCTCGACGGCTACTACGAGCGCGGGCTGCACGCGTGGGACCTCGCGGCAGGCGACCTCATCGCCCGGGAAGCGGGCGCGCTGACCGGTGGACGCCCGGGAGAGCGCCCCGCACACGACCTGACGATCGCCGCCACCCCGGGCGTCTTCGAGCCGCTCCAGCGCCTCCTGGAGGACTTTGGCGCCTGGCACGACTGA
- a CDS encoding response regulator transcription factor translates to MRVLVVEDEQLLADAVATGLRREAMAVDVVYDGAAALERIGVNDYDVVVLDRDLPLVHGDDVCRKIVELGMPTRVLMLTASGDVSDRVEGLEIGADDYLPKPFAFSELIARVRALGRRTSVPLPPVLERAGIKLDPNRREVFRDGKEVQLAPKEFAVLEVLMRSEGAVVSAEQLLEKAWDENTDPFTNVVRVTVMTLRRKLGEPPVIVTVPGSGYRI, encoded by the coding sequence GTGCGCGTACTCGTCGTCGAGGACGAGCAGCTGCTCGCCGATGCGGTGGCCACCGGACTGCGCCGGGAGGCCATGGCCGTCGACGTCGTGTACGACGGTGCGGCCGCCCTGGAGCGCATCGGCGTCAACGACTACGACGTGGTCGTCCTCGACCGCGACCTCCCGCTCGTGCACGGCGACGACGTCTGCCGCAAGATCGTCGAGCTGGGCATGCCCACGCGCGTGCTGATGCTCACGGCCTCCGGCGACGTCAGCGACCGCGTCGAGGGCCTGGAGATCGGCGCCGACGACTATCTCCCCAAGCCCTTCGCGTTCAGCGAGCTCATCGCGCGCGTGCGTGCCCTCGGCCGGCGCACCAGCGTGCCGCTGCCACCCGTCCTGGAGCGCGCGGGCATCAAGCTCGACCCCAACCGCCGCGAGGTCTTCCGCGACGGCAAGGAGGTCCAGCTCGCGCCCAAGGAGTTCGCCGTCCTGGAAGTACTGATGCGCTCCGAGGGCGCGGTCGTCTCCGCGGAGCAGCTCCTGGAGAAGGCCTGGGACGAGAACACGGACCCGTTCACGAACGTCGTGCGCGTCACCGTCATGACCCTGCGCCGCAAGCTGGGCGAGCCGCCGGTCATCGTCACCGTACCCGGCTCCGGCTACCGGATCTGA